The genomic window CACCTGGTCATGGCCGGCCGCTTGATCGACATCGAGCCGGAGCTGGCGTTCCAGCATGCCTTGGCAGCAAGCCGTCGCGGCGGGCGTCTGTCGGTTGTTCGTGAAGCTGTGGGCCTGACAGCCTACGCGGCCGGGCACTACGGCGAGGCGCTGCGTGAATTCCGTACGTACCGCCGTATCAGCGGGTCCAATGTGCACCTGCCGGTCATGGCTGATTGCGAGCGTGGCCTGGGACGCCCGGACCGTGCCTTGGATATGGTTCGTTCTCCCGAAGCCCAGGACCTTGATGCTCCGGGCAAGGTGGAGCTCGCCATGGTGGCATCCGGTGCCCGTGCGGATCTCAAGCAGTTTGATGCCGCTGTCACCGAGCTGGAGATTCCTCAGCTGGACATCAACAGGGCTTTCTCCTACAGCCCGCGATTGTTCCGTGCCTACGCTGAAGCGCTCACCGCTGTGGGTCGCACGGACGAAGCGGACAAGTGGGCCCGCCAGGCGCTGGTGGCGGAGAACGCCTTGGGCGTCGGCGATTTCGCTGAGCCGGAGATCCTTGACCTCGGATGGGACGAGCAGGAGGAAGCAGCCGCCCGCAAGCCGCGCTTCGTCAAGGCGGCTCCGGAGTCCGACGTCGTTCGACCTGAAACGGAAACGGTCATCGCGGAAGCCGCAGCGGCTGACGTTGAGCATGATGACGTGGAGGTGGATGACGCGGAATCTGACTACTTCGAATCCGATGACGCTGAGTCGGACATCGATTCGGCAGAAGCAGACGAGGATGAGTCAGCGGAAGAAGACGCCGACAACCAGGGCACCGACTCCCAGCATGGCTGATTCACTGATCTCATCCTTTGATGCTGTCCTTTCGGACCTGGATGGTGTGGTCTATGCAGGACCGCACGCCATCCCGGGGGCCGTGGAGGCGTTGCAGCGTCTCGAAACCGTAGGCGTAGGCCTTGGCTACGTGACTAACAATGCTTCCCGCACCCCGGCCCAGGTCGCGGCGCACCTGCGTGAGTTGGGTGCGCCCGCGGAGGACCATCAGGTGGTCAGTTCCTCCCAGGCAGCAGGGGAGCTCTTGGCTTCCATGCTGCCTGCGGGGGCGCACGTGCTTATTACGGGCAGCGCGGCTCTGGCCCACGAGATCGAGTTGGTCGGGCTTAAACCGGTGCATAGTGCCGCTGAATCCCCGGTTGCCGTGGTCCAGGGTTTCAACCCGGAGATCGGTTGGAAGGATCTGGCGGAGGCTTCGTATGTGGTGGCCGGGGGAGCCATGTGGTTTGCCACGAACACCGACATGTCCATTCCGCAGGCCCGGGGTATGGCGCCGGGGAACGGCACTTTGGTGGCTGCAGTGGCGGCTGCTACGGGAAAGACGCCTTTGGTGGCTGGTAAGCCCGAGGCGCCGCTGTTCCATGCAGCCGCGAAGCGGCTTGGCGCTGATCGTCCCTTGGTGGTGGGCGACCGTTTGGACACCGATATCCTGGGCGGCAACCGCGCAGGATATGCGACGGCGGCAGTCCTCACCGGGGTTGACACCAAACAGACCATCCTCGCGGCCAGGACGGACGAGCGTCCCGGCTACCTCTTGGCAGACCTTGAGGGCCTGTACGCCCCGTACCCCGAAGTAGTAGACGACGGCGGGACGTTCCGTTGCGGGGCAGCTTCGGCAGTTGCCGGGGACGGAACCGTCACTGTGACAGGTGAGGAGGGCGACCTCGATGCCTGGCGTGCAGCTTGCGCCGCGTGGTGGGCCGAAGTGCCTGACACAACGGTGGCCCACGCTCCGCAACTGGAATGGCGAACTCACTAGACTGGTGCGATGATTCAGCCCCACAACGTTTCGGCTTCCGGCCCCGTGCATGATGGCCCGGTGCCCGGAAGCCCTGCCACCGGAAGCCCGGTGCCCGGAAGCCCTGCCACCGGAAGTCCGGTGCCCGGAAGCCCTGCCACCGGAAGTCCGGTGCCCGGAAGCACTGCCACCGGAAGTTCGGTGCCCGGAAGCACTGCCTCTGGGATTCCAGCGTCCGTGAGCCCCGAAACGGTGCGCCCGGAGGTGCAGTGGCCCGATTCCGCGAGTCTTACGGGGGACCCGCTGGTTGACAAGGCACTGAATCGACTGGGCAGCGTTCCGGCGGCCCCGGTGGCGGATCATGGTGACCTGTACGCAGCGATCCACGACTCGTTGCTGGAGGCCTTGGACTCCGAACCCGGTTTGCCTGCCGCCCCCATAAACACTCCCCGCCTGGAAAGCGACTGCTAAGCGTATGGCCCGACTTGATCAGGAGCTCGTCACCCGTGGGTTGGCGAGGTCACGCACCCATGCAGCGAAGCTCATCAGCGACGGCAAGGTGAGCTCCGCCGGGACTGTCCTGGCCAAAGCCGCCTTCCAAGTCGACCCGACAACGGATTTGAGCGTCGAGGCCCACCTGGAGGATATTTACGTCAGCCGCGCCGGTCATAAGTTGGCGGGCGCACTGGAGGCGTTTCCCGCCGTCGTGGTTGCCGGTAAGCGGTGCCTCGACGCCGGTGCCTCCACGGGCGGCTTTACCGACGTCCTGCTGCGGCAGGGTGCCGCGCACGTCGTGGCCGTTGACGTAGGTCACGGCCAGCTGGTGCCACACCTGCGGGACGATCCCCGGGTAGATGTCCATGAGGGCATGAACGTCAGGTACATGGCCCCGGAGCAGATCGGCGGGCCCGTCAGCCTGACGGTGGCTGACTTGTCCTTCATTTCGTTGACTTTGGTCCTGTGGCCCCTCGCGCAATGTACCGAACCCGGCGGTGATTTGGTCCTGATGGTCAAGCCGCAATTCGAAGTGGGCAAAGAGCGGCTGAGCCGGACAGGCGTGGTCTCTTCGGACCATGAACGACGCCGGGCGGTTACGCAGGTCGCCAGGGCTGCGGTGGATGCGGGGCTCGTCCTGATGGATATAGCGGCCAGTCCATTGCCGGGGCAGGACGGAAATGTTGAATACTTCCTGTGGATGAAGCGCGGGATGTCCGCGGTGTTGCCTAAGATCGAAGAGCGGGACGGGGACGTTGCTGCGTTGATCAAGAAACTCTGGCCGAACCACTAGAAAGCAGAACCGATGAGCAGGCGTGTACTTGTCCTTGCCCACACAGGGCGGGAAGAATCGCTCCGCGCAGCGTGGGATGCCTGTACGCAACTGCATTCCTCAGGGCTGGTTCCTGTGCTGCAGAAGTCCGAACTGGCCGATATTGAACGGTTTTTCGGAGCGTTGGATACACCAATCGAGATCCTGAACGACCACGTCAATCTTGAAGACGTGGAGCTGGTGATGGTGCTGGGTGGGGATGGAACCATACTTCGCGCCGCGGAGCTGGTCCGGGAAGTGGACGTCCCGATGCTGGGCGTGAACCTGGGCCATGTTGGCTTCCTCGCGGAGAGCGAACGCGCAGACCTCGCCCAAACGGTGGAGTGGATCGCAAGCAGGCAGTACACGGTGGAAGAACGCATGACCATCGACGTCCAGGTCTGGGTGAAGGGCCAAAAGATCTGGCACACCTGGGCGTTGAACGAGGCTGCCATTGAAAAGGCCAACCGGGAGCGCATGCTGGAAGTTGTCACGGAGGTGGACGAACGCCCCTTGACGTCCTTTGGCTGCGACGGCGTAGTCCTGGCAACCCCCACGGGTTCCACCGCCTACGCTTTTTCTTCCGGGGGGCCGGTGGTGTGGCCTGAGGTGGAGGCCTTGGTGATCGTTCCGATCAGCGCCCATGCCCTCTTTGCCAAGCCTTTGGTGGTCTCTCCGAGGTCCAAGCTGGCCGTGGAAATCATGAACCGCACCGAAGCCCTTGGAGTCCTCTGGTGCGATGGGCGCCGTTCGGTGGATCTTCCTCCAGGGGCACGTGTGGAAGTGACGCGTTCGGCCACTCCGGTGCGACTGGCACGTACCCACAAAACTCCGTTCTCTGCCCGCCTGGTCCGCAAGTTTGAGCTGCCAATCCATGGCTGGCGGGGTCCGGCTCCCCGGACCGGGGAAGTCCATACCGGCCCCATCCCGGTCATCCGCACCCTTTCGCCGGCTCCGTTGCCCAGTCCCCGGGATGTAGACAGCCCGCGGGATGCAGATGGTCCCCGGGACGGTGACCTTTCCGATCCCACGAATGCGAAGTGAACCATGCTTGAAGAACTCCGAATCCGTGACCTTGGCGTCATTACCGATGCCGCCCTGCCGTTGGGCCCTGGCCTGAGCGTCGTCACCGGCGAAACCGGTGCGGGTAAGACCATGGTGGTGACCGCCGTCGGGCTCCTCCTTGGTGCCCGATCAGATGCCGGTGCCGTCCGCAGCGGGGCCAAGTCAGCCTCCGCCGAGGCGGTGTTGAAGCTAGATCCCACACACAGTGCCGTTGAACGTGCCAGGGAAGCCGGCGGCGAGGCCGAAGAGTTCGACGGCGTTGCCGAGCTCCTGCTCGCCCGTACCGTGGGTGCCGATGGGCGCAGCCGTGCTTACGTTGGCGGCCGCGCGGCACCTGTGGGGGTCCTGGCCGAGTTGGGCGAGAGCCTGGTGGTTGTCCATGGGCAGTCGGACCAGATCCGACTCAAGAGTTCCACGGCGCAGCGGCATGCTTTGGACCGTTTCGCAGGTGCGCCCCTCGCCAAGGCCCTGGGGGAGTACCAGGAGCTGTACAGCCACTGGAAGTCGATCCAGTCAGAGCTTGAAACTCTCCGCAGTGAAGCGCGGGAGCGGTTGCGCGAGGCCGAATCCCTGGAGGCAGCCCTCAAAGAGATCGATGAGGTGGATCCGCAGCCCGGCGAGGACGAGACACTCAAGGCGGAGGCCGTGAAGCTTGCCAACGTCGAAGAGCTGAGGCTGGCCGCCGCCGCTGCCCACGAGTCCCTCATTGCGGAGGAATTCGGGGATGCCGGCGATGCAACAACCATGGTCGATGCCGCCAAGCGGACCCTGGAGCACGTGGCAGAGCACGACGAAGAGCTGCGGTCCGCCGCTGCCCGGCTTGCAGAAGTCGGGTTCCTGCTCAACGACATTGCTACGGAGCTGTCCAGTTACCAGGCCGCCTTGGACACGGAGGGCCCGGAGCGGCTGTCCGAGATCGAGGAACGCCGTGCTGCCCTTGCCAAGCTGATCCGCAAATATGCCCCCAGTATCGACGAAGTGCTGGAGTGGGCAGTAACCGCCCGGGCCCGTTTGGATGAGCTGCAGGACGACTCCAGCCGTATCGAATCCCTCGACGCCGAAGTTGCTTCCACTGAGGCAACCCTTCGCAAGCAGGCTGCGGCCATCTCCAAAGCGCGGATCAAGGCAGCCAAGGACCTTTCGGCGCGTGTCAGCGCGGAGCTGAAGGCCCTGGCCATGGCCGATGCCACGCTGGTCATTGAGGTCGATGGCACCGGACCGTTGGGTCCATGGGGCACCGACGAGATCGCCTTCCTCCTCCAGCCGCACTCCGGGGCTCCGGCACGGCCGTTGGGCAAGGGCGCTTCCGGCGGTGAACTGTCCCGGGTGATGTTGGCCATCGAAGTGGTGCTGGCCGCCGTGGATCCCGTCCCGACGTTCGTGTTCGACGAGGTGGACGCGGGCGTGGGCGGCAGGGCCGCCGTCGAAATCGGCCGGAGGCTTGCCATGCTTGCCCGGCACGTCCAAGTGCTGGTGGTGACGCACTTGCCGCAGGTTGCTGCGTTCGCCGATCAGCACATCCGCGTGACAAAAACGTCCGTGCGCGGAGCTGACGGGAAAACCACCACCGGTTTCACCTCCAGCGATGTCCAACTCCTCAGCGACGATGAGCGCGTCAAGGAGTTGGCCCGCATGCTGGCCGGCCAGGAGGACTCCGAGTCGGCACAGGCGCACGCACAGGAATTGCTCGACGACGCGAAGCTGCTTCCGCAGCGCGCCTAGTCCCGCAGCGCGCCTGCTCCCACAGCGCGCCGGGTCCGGAGCGTGCCCAGTCCCGGGCTGGAAGGGCCAAGGCAAGTGGGAGCACCATCACATTGGCACACCAAATCCCGTACAGCTCTTGCTTGGAATGCGGTGGTGAGCAACTATTGACCATTTGGGGAATCCGAACAGACGCTTGGAAGGCGTAATTGATGATAAGCTCGAATTCCGTGGTGCAGCGATCAAATTCCCGTGTAAATTCCCGGTTCCCGGGCTCGTCCAAGACGACCAAACACATCTTCGTCACCGGTGGTGTGGCGTCCTCGCTCGGTAAGGGTCTGACGGCTTCCAGCCTCGGTCACCTGCTGCGGGCACGCGGTTTGTCTGTAACTATGCAGAAGCTCGATCCCTATCTGAACGTGGATCCGGGCACGATGAACCCCTTCCAGCACGGCGAAGTATTCGTGACGGATGACGGCGCCGAAACCGACCTCGACATCGGACACTACGAGCGCTTCCTTGATGAAAACCTTGAAGGTTCGGCCAACGTCACGACGGGCCAGATCTACTCCACAGTCATCGCCAAGGAACGTCGCGGCGAGTACCTCGGAGACACCGTCCAGGTCATTCCCCACATCACCGATGAAATCAAGCGCCGCATGCGCCTTCCTGCCGAAGGAAAGAACGCACCTGACGTGATCATCACCGAGATCGGCGGCACGGTGGGCGACATCGAGTCGCAGCCGTTCCTGGAATCGGCCCGCCAGGTCCGCCAGGATGTTGGCCGCAACAACGTCTTTTTCCTGCACGTTTCGCTGGTTCCGTACATCGGTCCGTCCCAGGAACTGAAGACCAAGCCCACCCAGCACTCTGTTGCAGCCCTCCGCTCCATCGGCATCCAGCCTGAGGCGATCGTGATCCGTTCGGACCGCGAAGTCCCCGAGGCCATGCGCGAGAAGATCGGCCGCATGTGCGACGTCGATATCGACGCCGTGGTGAACGCCGCTGATGCCCCGAGCATCTACGACATCCCCAAGACCCTGCACTCCCAGGGCCTGGACTCCTACATCGTCCGTGCGCTGGATCTGCCGTTCAAGGACGTTGACTGGAGCAAATGGGACAAGCTCCTTGAAGCTGTCCACAACCCCAAGCACGAGGTCGAAGTTGCCTTGGTGGGCAAGTACATCGACCTCCCGGACGCCTACCTCTCGGTCACCGAGGCACTCCGCGCCGGCGGATTTGCCAACGAAGCCAAGGTCAAGATCCGCTGGGTTCCCTCGGATGAGTGCGAAACCCATGCAGGCGCCACCAAGGCCTTGGCCGGCGTGGACGCCATCTGCGTGCCCGGTGGTTTCGGCATCCGCGGCCTCGAAGGCAAACTCGGTGCGTTGAAGTTCGCCCGCGAGTCCAAGCTTCCGGTCCTGGGCCTGTGCCTTGGCCTGCAGTGCATGGTGATCGAGTACGCCCGCAACGTGGTTGGCCTTGAAGGCGCTTCCTCCAGCGAGTTCGAGCCGGATTCGAAGTACCCGGTCATCGCAACCATGGAAGAGCAGCTGGACATCGTTGAAGGCAAGGGAGACCTTGGCGGCACCATGCGCCTGGGCCTGTACGAAGCCAAGCTGGACGAGGGCTCGGTCATCGCCGAGACCTACGGCACCACGACGGTCAGCGAACGCCACCGTCACCGGTACGAGGTCAACAACAAGTACCGTGACCAGATCGCAGCAGAGGGCCTGGTGTTTTCCGGTACCTCTCCTGATGGCAAGTTGGTGGAGTACGTGGAGCTTCCCCGCGAAGTGCACCCGTACTACGTGGCTACGCAGGCGCACCCCGAGCTCAGCTCCCGCCCCACGCGCCCCCACCCCTTGTTCGCAGGCCTGGTCAAAGCTGCCTTGGAGCGTCGCGAAGGTGCCCCTGTGGCAACCAAAACCGGTGCCCGCACGGTAGCTGCCAAGTAAAACGCAAGTACTAACGAAGGACGGCGCGATGCCCGGTATTTCTGAAACCCCCCGCACATCAAGGCAGGTTTCGGACATGCCGAGCCCGCGCCGTCTTTTGTCCACCAGCAAGGTCTACGAGGGCCGCATCTGGGACGTTGTCAGCGATTCCTTCCAGCTCAGTGACGGCACTGACACCCTGGTTCGCGATTACATCGACCACCCCGGCGCTGTAGCGGTGTTGCCCATGAACGTGGATGGCGAGATCCTGTTGCTGAAGCAGTACCGCCATCCTGTCGGCATGGATCTATGGGAGATTCCCGCGGGGTTGCTCGATGTTGAAGGCGAGGACTTCGTGGTGGGCGCTGCCCGCGAATTGGCCGAGGAGGCTGACCTCAAGGCGGCTACGTGGAACGTCCTGGTGGACTTCTTCAATTCGCCGGGTTCATCGAGTGAGGCCGTCCGAATCTACCTGGCACGGGGCCTCAGCGACGTTCCCGCAGCGGACCGGCATGTCCGCACGGATGAAGAAGCCGAAATTGAACTGCATTGGGTGCCGCTCGAGGACGCAGTCCAGGCGGTGCTGGAGGGCCGCTTGCACAATCCGTCGGCTGTGCTGGGCATCCTTGCCGCTGCAGCTGCAAAGGCTGATGGTTTTACGGGCCTTCGTCCCGCCAACGCGCCGTGGCCGGCACATCCGAGCCAGCGCTGAGTATGGCCGAGGCCCCCACCCGTACCCCCAACGGAATTGATCGCGCAGTCACCGACTACCTGCAACACGTTGGCGTGGAACGCGGCCTGGCACCGAACACCCTTGCGGCGTATCGGAGGGACCTTGCCCGGTACTCCAATTTCCTGCTCGGACAGGGAGTACAGCGGCCAGGCGACATTACCCGTCACCATGTGACGGCCTTCGTCCAGGCGTTGTCTGATGGCAGCGACGGCGCCGCTGTCCTGGGTGTCCGCTCGGCTGCACGGACTGTGGTGGCAGTGCGTGGACTCCACAAGTTTTGGGCGTTGGAAGGAACTACGACGGCGGACCCCGCCAGCGATGTTCACCCGCCCATGCCAGGCAAGCGGCTTCCGAAAGCAATCAGCGTTGGCGAAGTGACGCGCATCCTGGAAGCTGCCGGTTCCGATAGCCCCACCGGACTGCGGGACCGCGCGTTGCTTGAATTCCTCTACTCCACCGGTGCCCGCATCAGTGAGGCCGTTGGGCTGGACGTTGACGACGTCTCGCTCCAGGACACCGGTGGTGACCCTTCAATCGTGAGGTTGTTCGGCAAGGGCTCCAAGGAGCGGCTGGTGCCGTTGGGATCCTACGGTGCCCGCGCCGTCGGAGCCTATGTTGTCCGTGGCCGGCCCTTGCTCGCTTCCAAGGGCAAGGGAACGCCGGCGCTGTTCCTGAACGCCCGGGGTGGCCGGATCAGCAGGCAGAGTGCGTGGACCATCCTCAAGGCTGCCGCCGACAAAGCGAACATCACCAAAGACGTCTCGCCGCACACCCTGCGTCATTCCTTTGCCACGCACCTGTTGGAAGGCGGGGCGGACGTCAGGGTGGTACAGGAACTGCTGGGGCACGCGTCGGTAACCACCACGCAGGTGTACACCTTGGTTACGGCGGATACGTTGCGCGAAGTCTATGCGGCAGCACATCCAAGGGCCTTGGGATAACCCCGGACAGCGTTGCCTGTTCTCCGTGCTAGCCGAGGACGTTCAGCGTCAGTTCCACGGCGTCGACGAAAAGTGCCAGGAGCGAGGTTCCCAAGCCTGCCACCAGCAGGAGGCCCGGATGCGCCAGGCCCACCACAACACGCTTGAGCCGGGGCCTGCCCTTGAGGAATTTCTTGGGAACCCGAGTCTTCAGCGGTACCTGCCGCCACCCCCGCAGCCGGCGCAGGAACCATGCACAGCGCACAATGAAGGCCATCCACAGGATGGACAGAACCAGCGGAACAGCGGCCAGCATCAGGTTGAACCCCAACGCTGTGACTTCCTTTTCTGAATCGCCTATCAGGGTCTGGACCGTGGTGGAGATGGAGGCGCTCATCACCACAGAGGCGGCCCACACCATGAACGCGGCCACCAGCGCCAGGAACCTCACAAAAAAGTGGCCAAGGACTGTTGCGTCCACCGCCCGCAGATGACTTCTAGGCGTGGCATGCAGGACCACGAGCGTTGAGACCAGGGTGGGCAGCGCAGCCATGAGGACCAGCAAGTACCAGGTCCATCCGGCAAGGTCCACCACTTCGTCCAACACGATCAGCCCGGACCAGAGGAGCGTCCAGGCCCATCCGGTGTAGAGCGGGTGGGCTACAAGCCATCGGGGCAGCCAGGCATCCTTTTCCGGCGTCGGTTGGCGGGTGGATTCAACAGCAGCCAGGCCACCTTTGGCGTCGTCGTCGATCTGCGGCCCGGCAACGTCGTCGACGGCGGCTGCAGCAGCCCGCGCGTCACCCCCACCTTCACTCATGGGCTCACTGTAGCAATGGCCGCCGCGGCAGGGGAGATCAGGTTAAGGTAGGCAGCATGACTGCAGCCCATGTGACCTTGTGCTTCCTTCTCCGCGACGGCATCGATGGCGAAGATGTCCTGCTGGGGACCAAGAAGACCGGTTTTGGCCTGGGCAAGGTAGTAGGCGTCGGCGGGCATGTTGAGTTGGGGGAGACTGCTGCGCAAGCTGCCTGCCGTGAGGTCATGGAAGAGATCAACGTCGTAGTAGCGGCCAAGGACCTGATACCGGCCGGCACTGTTGACTTTGTGTTTCCGGCCAGGCCGGAGTGGAACATGGCCACCACAGTATTCCTGACCCGCGTATGGGAAGGGGATCCATCGGAGAGCGATGAGATCGCCCCTGCGTGGTTCCCCGTAGCGCAGCTTCCCGTAGACAGGATGTGGGCCGACGCCGAACACTGGTTGCCTGCCATGATCGCCGGGCAGCGTATTGCCGTGCGCGTGGCGTTGGCGGCGGATAACGAAAATGTTGCTGACGTCCACACCATTGACTGGGTGGATCCCCAGTCCAGACACGCTTAAAAGCCAGTCCCGACAGGCCTAACAGCCTGTCCCAACAGTCTTAAAAGCCAGCCCGGGCAGGCTTAATAGAGCGACGCCGGACCGGTCACCTTTCGGTGACAGGCCCGGCGTCGTACGTCTTGGTGCGCGACAGCAAGTGTCAGGGGACGTGCCGCTCTTCCGGTCCGTTGTATTCGCTCAGCGGACGGATGAGGGAGTTGGAGGCTACCTGTTCCATGACGTGGGCGGTCCAGCCGGTGATGCGGCTGGCGACGAACAGCGGGGTGAACGTCTGGGTGTCGAAGCCCATCAAGTGGTACGTGGGGCCTGCCGGGTAGTCGAGGTTCGGCTTGATGGCCTTGGCCTCATCCATGGCCTGTTCCAGTCCGTTGTACAGGCCCAGGAGTTCAGGCCGTCCGTAGTGGGCGATCATCTTGTCCAGGGCGGCTTTCATGGTGGGCACGCGGGAGTCGCCGTGCTTGTAGACACGGTGTCCGAAGCCCATGACTTTCTTCTTTTGGGCCAAGGCGTCTTCCATCCATGCCTTGGCGCGGGTGGCCGCTTCTTCGAGGGATTCTTCGCTGCGGATGCCGATTTCGTCAAAGGTGTGCATGACGGCTTCGTTGGCGCCGCCGTGCAGCGGCCCCTTCAAAGCGCCGATGGCTGCGGTCACGGCGGAATGCAGGTCCGAGAGCGTGGAGGTGACCACACGGGCGGTGAAGGTGGAAGCGTTGAAGGAGTGCTCGGCGTACAGGATCATGGAGACGTTGAACGCCTCCACCACTTCAGGGACCTGTTCTTCGCCGAAGGTCATCCAGAGGAAGTTGGCAGAGTAGTCCAGGTCCTCGCGGGCTTCCACGGCGTCCTGGCCGCGGCGGCGGCGCTGGTCGTAGGCCACCACTGCGGGCATGGCAGCCCAGAGGTCGATGGCCTTTTTCATGTTTGCCTCGGGCGAGGAATCCTCGGCCAACTCGTGCCGGGCGCCGAGCACGGAGGCAGCCGTGCGGCAGACGTCCATGGGGTGGGCGGTGGTGGGCAAGGCGTCGATGACGGTCTTGACCACCGGGTCCAGGGCGCGGCCGGCCCGCTCCCGGGCTGTGAATTCAGCCAACTGGGATTCGTTGGGCAGTTCGCCGTTCCATAGCAGGTAGGCCACTTCTTCGAAGCTGCACTTGGCAGCCAGTTCCTGGACCGGGTACCCACGGTAGAGCAGGGAGTTGGTGTCCGGGTTGACCTTCGAGACGGCGGTGTAGTCCACAACGACGCCGGCCAAGCCCTTTTTGATGTCTTCAGCTACCACGCTGAACTCCTTCGTTCATAGAGCAGGCGCGCCGGGAGATCCGGAATGCCTGCGTTCCCCTTGATGAATCCGGAACCTAGCGGACGCCAGGAACCTGGAAGTTAAAAACGCCGGTATCGAATTGGTTGTATGCCTCGTAGTCGACGAGTTCATAGAGGCGTGCACGCGTGAGCATGTTCTCCACTTCCGCCTCTTGGGTCCCCGCAGCCCTGATCGATTCCAGAGTACGCTCTGCAGCGCCCATGGCAATGCGGAGCAGGGTTACCGGGTAGATGACCATGTTCACTCCGACGCCTTGGAGCTGCTCCACGGTGAAGAGTTCGCTTTTGCCGAACTCGGTCATGTTGGCCAAGATGGGCACATCCACGGCGTCGCGGATGGCCTGGAACTCGCTCAGGTCACGCATCGCTTCGGGGAAGATCGCGTCGGCGCCGGCGTCTACGAGTGCTTTGGCTCGGTCCTGCGCAGCCTGGATTCCGTCCACGGCCCGGATGTCGGTGCGGGCCATGATGAGGAAGTTCGGGTCCCGGCGGGCGTCTGCTGCGGCGCGGATGCGCTTGGTGGCGGTGTCGATATCCACCACGTTTT from Arthrobacter sp. StoSoilB20 includes these protein-coding regions:
- a CDS encoding bifunctional 2-methylcitrate synthase/citrate synthase is translated as MVAEDIKKGLAGVVVDYTAVSKVNPDTNSLLYRGYPVQELAAKCSFEEVAYLLWNGELPNESQLAEFTARERAGRALDPVVKTVIDALPTTAHPMDVCRTAASVLGARHELAEDSSPEANMKKAIDLWAAMPAVVAYDQRRRRGQDAVEAREDLDYSANFLWMTFGEEQVPEVVEAFNVSMILYAEHSFNASTFTARVVTSTLSDLHSAVTAAIGALKGPLHGGANEAVMHTFDEIGIRSEESLEEAATRAKAWMEDALAQKKKVMGFGHRVYKHGDSRVPTMKAALDKMIAHYGRPELLGLYNGLEQAMDEAKAIKPNLDYPAGPTYHLMGFDTQTFTPLFVASRITGWTAHVMEQVASNSLIRPLSEYNGPEERHVP
- the prpB gene encoding methylisocitrate lyase: MLYSKTTPEQKRLKLRELLDSGTVQQFPGAFNPLSARLIEEKGFAGVYISGAVLANDLGLPDIGLTTLTEVATRAGQIARMTDLPSLVDADTGFGEPMNVARTIQELENAGLAGCHIEDQFNPKRCGHLDGKNVVDIDTATKRIRAAADARRDPNFLIMARTDIRAVDGIQAAQDRAKALVDAGADAIFPEAMRDLSEFQAIRDAVDVPILANMTEFGKSELFTVEQLQGVGVNMVIYPVTLLRIAMGAAERTLESIRAAGTQEAEVENMLTRARLYELVDYEAYNQFDTGVFNFQVPGVR